The following are encoded together in the bacterium genome:
- a CDS encoding flavodoxin domain-containing protein, with product MKGPESAVRVTDHVYWVGAIDWGIRNFHGYLTSRGTTYNAYLVLADRITLIDTVKAPFVDEMLARIASVVELDKIDYIISNHSEMDHTGALPGTIEAVKPERVFASVMGAKAISSHFELGREVVPVKNGESLSLGNMSLTFVHTPMLHWPDSMLSYLAEDEVLFCQDAFGMHLASTERFDDEIGKDVLVDEAAKYYANILLPFSPLVTKLIESLPTLGLMLKTVAPDHGPIWRAGFENVLRLYSEWAAQRPSMKAVVLFDTMWHSTEMMANALCEGLKEGGASVHVMPLGSCHRSEVATAVMQAGALLVGSPTMNNNIFPSVADVLTYLKGLKPKNLLGAAFGSFGWSGEAVGHINDFLRAMKVELVSEGVKSNYVPNRESLDECYSLGTDLARKMKERC from the coding sequence GTGAAGGGACCCGAAAGTGCAGTCAGAGTTACTGACCATGTGTATTGGGTTGGTGCCATTGACTGGGGCATTCGGAACTTCCACGGCTATCTGACCAGTCGCGGCACGACGTACAACGCATATCTCGTTCTGGCCGACAGGATCACCTTGATAGACACCGTCAAGGCCCCATTCGTTGACGAGATGCTCGCACGAATCGCCTCGGTTGTGGAACTTGATAAGATAGACTACATCATCTCGAACCACTCCGAGATGGATCATACTGGCGCATTGCCCGGGACTATCGAGGCAGTGAAACCTGAGAGGGTCTTTGCCTCAGTCATGGGCGCAAAGGCGATCTCCAGTCATTTCGAGCTCGGCCGCGAGGTGGTCCCCGTGAAGAATGGCGAGAGCCTAAGCCTCGGCAACATGAGCCTGACATTTGTTCATACGCCGATGCTGCACTGGCCGGACAGTATGCTGTCGTATCTGGCCGAGGATGAGGTCCTCTTCTGTCAGGATGCGTTTGGCATGCACCTTGCCTCGACCGAGCGATTTGACGATGAGATAGGTAAGGATGTTCTGGTCGATGAGGCAGCGAAATACTACGCCAACATCCTTTTGCCGTTCTCTCCGCTGGTAACGAAGCTTATCGAGAGTCTTCCGACGCTGGGACTCATGTTGAAAACTGTGGCGCCTGACCACGGCCCGATCTGGCGGGCAGGTTTCGAGAATGTGCTACGGCTGTATTCCGAGTGGGCTGCGCAGAGGCCGTCCATGAAGGCGGTGGTTCTTTTCGATACGATGTGGCACAGCACAGAGATGATGGCCAACGCGCTCTGCGAGGGGTTGAAGGAGGGCGGAGCGAGCGTCCACGTTATGCCACTTGGATCTTGCCACCGAAGCGAGGTGGCGACGGCAGTGATGCAGGCCGGGGCACTTCTGGTCGGCTCACCAACCATGAACAACAACATCTTCCCCTCGGTCGCGGATGTCTTGACCTATTTGAAGGGGCTGAAGCCCAAGAACCTTCTTGGCGCCGCGTTCGGCTCGTTCGGCTGGAGCGGCGAGGCTGTTGGTCATATCAATGACTTTTTGAGAGCCATGAAAGTCGAGCTCGTGAGCGAGGGCGTCAAGTCCAACTACGTGCCGAACCGGGAGTCGCTCGATGAATGCTACTCGCTGGGTACTGATTTGGCTCGCAAGATGAAGGAGAGATGCTGA
- a CDS encoding ferritin: MMGKRILEAFNKQIKEELESAYLYLSMVSYFHSVGFDGMASWMRVQAEEELGHAMKFFDFINERDGKVELLPISTERQKDWSSPLEVFQAAFGHEQFITGKINDLVKIAREENDSASEVFLQWFVTEQVEEEANTSKVAQMLERLGESGHGLFMMDQRLGERATASGSVGER; encoded by the coding sequence ATGATGGGAAAGAGAATCCTTGAGGCCTTCAACAAGCAGATCAAGGAGGAGCTTGAATCGGCCTACTTGTACCTGTCGATGGTGAGCTACTTTCACTCTGTTGGGTTTGATGGGATGGCGAGTTGGATGCGAGTGCAGGCCGAGGAGGAGCTCGGGCACGCCATGAAGTTCTTTGACTTCATAAACGAGCGTGACGGGAAGGTGGAGTTGCTGCCTATCTCAACCGAGCGACAGAAGGATTGGTCTTCGCCTCTTGAGGTGTTCCAGGCGGCATTCGGACACGAGCAGTTCATCACGGGCAAGATCAACGACCTTGTGAAGATTGCACGGGAGGAGAACGACAGCGCCTCTGAGGTCTTCCTGCAATGGTTCGTTACTGAGCAGGTAGAGGAAGAGGCGAATACCTCGAAGGTGGCTCAGATGCTCGAGAGGCTCGGCGAGTCGGGCCATGGTTTATTCATGATGGACCAGAGGCTGGGTGAAAGGGCTACCGCGTCTGGTTCGGTCGGGGAGAGATAA
- a CDS encoding ferritin family protein: protein MSNEESMDEVAKGIAEAIRTENEGRYFYLMAANSTTDPKGKEVFKTLADEEEVHMNYLKKQYLSLLEHGEFDKKLKLGPKADFSGANPIFSEQLLERLSDAHYEMSALSIGVRLELFALSYYKRRAEESSDAYARGFFNELAEWETGHYRALLTQLDALKDFYWEAAGFAPF, encoded by the coding sequence ATGTCAAACGAGGAATCTATGGACGAGGTCGCGAAGGGGATCGCCGAGGCGATCAGGACAGAGAACGAGGGGAGATACTTCTATCTGATGGCAGCGAACAGCACCACTGATCCCAAGGGCAAAGAGGTGTTTAAGACGCTGGCTGACGAGGAGGAGGTCCACATGAATTATCTTAAGAAGCAATACCTGTCGCTTCTTGAGCATGGCGAGTTTGACAAGAAGTTGAAGCTGGGTCCCAAGGCGGATTTCTCCGGAGCGAACCCGATATTCTCAGAACAGTTGCTGGAGCGGCTTTCGGATGCTCATTATGAGATGAGTGCGCTTTCGATAGGCGTGCGGCTCGAGCTATTTGCCTTGAGCTACTACAAGAGGCGGGCTGAGGAGAGTTCTGACGCTTACGCCAGAGGATTCTTCAATGAGCTCGCGGAGTGGGAGACCGGCCATTATCGCGCGCTCCTGACGCAGCTTGATGCTCTGAAGGATTTCTATTGGGAGGCTGCCGGCTTTGCGCCATTCTGA
- a CDS encoding NDP-sugar synthase — translation MKAMLFCAGVGSRLLPITETVPKPMVDFFGKPLVDYTLSQLADWGIDEIVVNLFHRPMTIKRHILSRWRSKFGLHFSKEQELLGTGGGLKRAERLLGDETFLAVNSDFVLDPSIDMEHVVQMHSKRAAAATLLLAQRKSQKYTPIQTDAEGRISMLGGLFGTADGERPSYVFCGLHILEAAIFEYLCSGRPDTVMSANVKMLRTGLLVQGFVHNGYWQELGDKEGYLQAHFDVLDGSSPLRRAVEMAGNYAIIKHNDQAETMEKLGIDVSSGAKIEPPVALGASCSIGKGASVGPYVIVGEGASVGRGAKITRSVVWRGAKIAPDAVLANEIVPS, via the coding sequence ATGAAGGCGATGTTGTTCTGTGCGGGCGTTGGGTCGCGGCTGTTACCGATCACAGAGACCGTCCCCAAACCGATGGTGGATTTCTTTGGCAAGCCGTTAGTGGACTACACATTATCCCAGCTTGCGGATTGGGGCATAGATGAAATCGTGGTGAACCTGTTCCACAGGCCCATGACCATCAAGCGGCACATCTTGTCTCGCTGGCGGAGCAAGTTTGGCCTACACTTCTCAAAGGAGCAGGAGCTGCTCGGGACTGGCGGCGGCCTGAAGAGGGCGGAGCGGCTCCTCGGTGACGAGACTTTCCTGGCCGTCAATAGCGATTTTGTTCTCGATCCGTCAATAGATATGGAACACGTGGTCCAGATGCACTCAAAGAGAGCCGCCGCCGCAACGCTGCTCCTTGCCCAGCGCAAATCGCAGAAGTACACGCCGATCCAGACCGATGCTGAGGGCCGCATCTCGATGCTGGGGGGGCTGTTCGGCACTGCTGACGGCGAGCGCCCGTCCTACGTGTTTTGCGGCCTGCACATACTCGAGGCAGCCATCTTCGAGTACCTATGTTCTGGCCGGCCGGACACGGTGATGTCGGCGAACGTCAAGATGCTGCGCACAGGGCTGCTCGTTCAGGGATTCGTGCATAACGGCTACTGGCAAGAGTTGGGGGATAAAGAGGGCTACCTACAGGCGCATTTCGACGTTCTTGACGGCTCAAGCCCGCTTCGGCGAGCGGTCGAGATGGCCGGCAACTACGCGATTATCAAACACAATGACCAAGCGGAAACCATGGAGAAGCTCGGCATCGATGTGTCTAGCGGGGCGAAGATCGAGCCTCCCGTTGCGCTTGGTGCGTCTTGCTCAATCGGCAAAGGCGCATCGGTTGGGCCCTACGTAATCGTGGGCGAGGGCGCCAGCGTGGGCCGCGGAGCAAAGATCACGCGATCGGTCGTCTGGCGAGGCGCCAAGATAGCTCCCGACGCAGTCCTTGCCAACGAGATAGTCCCATCCTAG
- a CDS encoding TIGR02757 family protein, producing the protein MVDKQTLERLYARYNRREFVHPDPLEFLYDYRDLRDREIVALIASSLAYGRVAQILRSVSGVLDRLGPSPYEFLLDTSSDGLRSLFSGFKHRFTTGGELVKLLIATRRVVRCYGSLRECFGAGLKDGDDTVMPALERFVDELRLARSQRDVSNSLLPSPRLGSACKRLNLFLRWMVRQDNVDPGGWQNVEASRLVVPLDTHIHRMGLALRLTDRKSPGIRCALEITEALRGFAPDDPVRYDFAMTRLGIREDADPESFLEECRRRGDEAHA; encoded by the coding sequence ATCGTAGATAAGCAGACGCTTGAACGGCTATACGCGAGATACAACAGACGCGAGTTCGTTCATCCAGACCCGCTTGAGTTTCTCTACGATTACCGGGACCTCCGCGACCGCGAGATAGTGGCGCTCATCGCATCGTCACTAGCCTACGGTAGGGTCGCACAGATTCTAAGGAGCGTTTCCGGCGTTCTCGACCGGTTGGGACCGTCGCCTTACGAGTTTTTGCTTGATACGTCGAGCGATGGCCTGCGGTCATTGTTTTCGGGATTCAAGCACCGTTTCACCACTGGGGGCGAGCTCGTTAAGCTTCTCATTGCCACGAGGCGTGTGGTAAGGTGTTATGGTTCCTTGCGCGAATGCTTTGGGGCTGGACTGAAGGACGGTGATGACACTGTGATGCCGGCGCTTGAGAGGTTCGTTGACGAGCTCAGACTCGCTCGCAGCCAAAGAGACGTTTCCAACAGCCTTCTCCCATCGCCGAGGCTTGGCAGCGCGTGCAAACGTCTGAACCTTTTCCTTCGTTGGATGGTGCGGCAGGACAATGTCGATCCCGGTGGATGGCAGAATGTCGAAGCCTCGAGACTGGTCGTGCCTCTGGATACACATATACACAGAATGGGGCTTGCGCTGCGCTTGACAGACAGAAAGAGCCCAGGTATTCGCTGCGCCCTAGAGATTACGGAAGCGCTGAGAGGTTTTGCACCCGACGACCCCGTGCGATACGATTTCGCCATGACGAGGCTTGGCATAAGGGAGGATGCCGATCCCGAATCCTTCCTCGAGGAATGTCGGCGGCGCGGAGATGAGGCTCATGCTTGA
- a CDS encoding desulfoferrodoxin, with the protein MTEMLQVYRCEVCGNVVEMLHTGVGELVCCGEPMKLYAENTTDAALEKHVPVIEKLGSGSQILTRGLGGSRGPRFKVQVGSVAHPMLEKHYIEWIELLADGKAYRQFLKPGDAPEATFCVEADKVTVREYCNVHGLWKKEL; encoded by the coding sequence ATGACCGAGATGCTTCAAGTTTACAGGTGCGAGGTATGTGGGAACGTCGTAGAGATGCTCCACACTGGCGTGGGGGAACTTGTCTGCTGCGGTGAGCCGATGAAACTTTATGCGGAGAACACGACTGATGCGGCTTTGGAGAAGCACGTTCCGGTAATCGAGAAGCTCGGATCTGGTTCTCAGATACTCACGCGCGGCCTTGGTGGCTCGAGAGGACCCCGGTTCAAGGTGCAGGTTGGCAGCGTGGCGCACCCGATGCTAGAGAAGCACTACATCGAGTGGATTGAGCTTCTGGCTGACGGTAAGGCATATCGGCAGTTCCTGAAGCCGGGCGATGCTCCGGAGGCAACTTTCTGTGTCGAGGCGGACAAGGTAACGGTCCGCGAGTACTGTAACGTCCACGGACTCTGGAAGAAGGAGCTGTGA
- a CDS encoding class I SAM-dependent methyltransferase codes for MSQDAGPGSSALTFEKGACCLCGREDGEVVVRGNDPALGSNSPEFAFIRCPDCGILFLEPKPTAESIDLLYPDQYYARDFRAIRQAAMHKPSRLKQRLQACILRSYGLIQKPEAEKHKSSSHRAPTKPLAALWDFVCKTSVFPLAVRQSSLLRTLVYNRRLFQFRRKPARVLEVGFGNGLLLDALSHLDTELFGTEISPEACKVLAATLGVHTFCGQLWEANYEDNQFDLVIFSHSLEHLADPMRALREARRIIAPQGAVVISVPNPNSLSARTFKEHWTGYDFPRHLFLFGSDALSMMAEKVGLRLQTLHFPMEASLHHLAESINSRLGLRLIPDVASRTLITQLLYLPIIVFKAGDILTACFSAKK; via the coding sequence ATGAGCCAGGACGCAGGGCCCGGCTCAAGCGCCCTGACCTTCGAGAAGGGCGCATGCTGTCTCTGCGGTCGAGAAGATGGTGAAGTGGTCGTGAGGGGGAACGACCCAGCTCTCGGCAGTAATTCGCCGGAGTTTGCATTCATCAGGTGCCCCGACTGTGGCATTCTGTTTCTCGAGCCCAAGCCAACAGCCGAGAGCATTGACCTTCTGTATCCAGACCAATACTACGCGAGGGATTTCCGGGCGATTCGCCAGGCCGCTATGCACAAGCCTTCCCGTCTGAAGCAGCGGCTTCAGGCTTGCATACTGCGCAGCTATGGCCTGATTCAGAAACCCGAAGCCGAAAAACACAAGAGTAGCTCGCATCGGGCCCCGACAAAACCACTTGCGGCTCTCTGGGACTTTGTGTGCAAAACCTCCGTCTTCCCGCTTGCTGTTCGACAGAGCTCGCTTCTCAGAACCCTAGTCTATAACCGCCGGCTCTTCCAATTCCGCCGAAAGCCTGCCCGCGTGCTCGAGGTGGGGTTCGGCAACGGTCTCTTGCTGGACGCTCTCTCGCACCTTGACACGGAGCTTTTCGGGACAGAAATCTCGCCCGAAGCGTGCAAGGTGCTGGCCGCAACCCTCGGTGTTCACACGTTCTGCGGGCAGCTCTGGGAAGCCAATTATGAGGACAACCAGTTCGATCTTGTCATATTCTCGCACTCACTCGAACACCTTGCCGATCCCATGCGCGCCCTGCGCGAGGCGCGAAGGATAATCGCTCCCCAGGGGGCGGTTGTGATCAGCGTGCCCAACCCAAATTCACTCTCAGCGAGAACGTTCAAAGAGCACTGGACTGGTTACGATTTTCCCAGACATCTCTTCCTGTTTGGCTCCGATGCACTGTCCATGATGGCCGAAAAAGTAGGTTTGAGGCTCCAGACACTTCATTTCCCAATGGAAGCCAGCCTGCACCATCTCGCCGAATCAATTAACTCGCGCCTCGGCCTGCGCCTCATCCCTGACGTTGCGTCCAGAACGCTCATCACTCAGCTTTTATACCTGCCGATCATTGTGTTCAAGGCAGGAGATATCCTAACTGCTTGTTTTAGCGCCAAAAAATGA
- a CDS encoding rubrerythrin family protein, which yields MNLKGSKTERNILTAFAGESQARNRYTYFAGAAMKEGFVQISAIFEETANQEKEHAKRLFNFLEGGEVEITAAFPAGVIGTTAENLKAAAAGEHYEHSEMYPGFAKIARDEGFEVIARVFEAIAVAEKQHEKRYLGLLANVEAGTVFKKDKPIVWRCRNCGYLHVGTEAPQSCPACAHPQAHFEVLCENW from the coding sequence TTGAACCTGAAAGGGAGCAAGACTGAGAGAAACATTTTGACGGCGTTTGCGGGCGAGTCGCAGGCCCGCAATCGCTATACATATTTCGCCGGCGCAGCGATGAAAGAGGGCTTTGTGCAGATATCAGCCATCTTCGAGGAGACCGCTAACCAGGAGAAGGAGCACGCGAAGCGGCTGTTCAATTTTCTCGAGGGCGGCGAGGTTGAGATAACCGCAGCGTTTCCGGCTGGTGTGATAGGGACCACGGCGGAGAATCTCAAGGCTGCCGCGGCTGGCGAGCACTACGAGCACTCGGAGATGTATCCGGGCTTTGCTAAGATTGCGCGTGATGAGGGCTTCGAGGTTATAGCAAGGGTATTCGAGGCAATTGCCGTTGCCGAGAAGCAGCACGAGAAACGCTACTTGGGCCTTCTGGCAAATGTCGAGGCGGGCACAGTTTTCAAGAAAGACAAACCTATCGTCTGGCGCTGCCGCAACTGTGGCTATTTGCATGTCGGGACTGAGGCGCCTCAGTCGTGTCCGGCCTGTGCGCACCCGCAGGCACACTTCGAGGTTTTGTGCGAGAATTGGTGA
- a CDS encoding peroxiredoxin — protein sequence MVEGMPLIGDRFPDMEVQTTHGRMKLPDAFDGKWFVLFSHPGDFTPVCTTEFVAFQKRFEQFEELGCKLIGLSIDQVFSHIKWIQWIEENLGVKIKFPVIADGLGDVAKSLGIIHPGKGTNTVRAVFVVDPQAILRAMVYYPQELGRNMDEIVRMVKGLQVSDANKVAMPANWPENELVKDHVIIPPPSDEKGASERKAQYGEGCYDWWFCHKKL from the coding sequence ATGGTGGAAGGGATGCCGCTGATTGGGGATAGGTTCCCCGATATGGAGGTTCAAACAACTCATGGGAGGATGAAGCTGCCGGACGCGTTCGACGGCAAATGGTTCGTGCTGTTCAGCCATCCGGGGGACTTCACGCCGGTTTGCACGACTGAATTCGTTGCATTCCAGAAGCGTTTTGAGCAGTTCGAGGAGCTTGGCTGCAAGCTGATTGGGCTGAGTATTGACCAGGTCTTCTCTCATATTAAGTGGATTCAATGGATTGAGGAGAACCTGGGCGTCAAGATTAAGTTCCCTGTCATTGCTGATGGTCTGGGGGATGTGGCCAAATCTCTCGGGATTATCCACCCTGGCAAGGGCACGAACACGGTTCGCGCGGTTTTCGTCGTTGATCCCCAAGCCATCCTTAGGGCGATGGTGTATTACCCTCAGGAACTTGGGCGGAATATGGACGAGATCGTTCGTATGGTCAAAGGGCTTCAGGTCTCCGATGCCAACAAGGTAGCGATGCCGGCTAACTGGCCTGAGAACGAGCTGGTCAAAGACCACGTGATAATCCCACCCCCGTCAGATGAGAAGGGTGCCAGCGAGCGGAAGGCACAATATGGGGAGGGCTGTTATGATTGGTGGTTCTGCCACAAGAAGTTATAG
- a CDS encoding ferritin family protein — MSITFNADEVFEVAEQIERNGANFYRRAAEAFAGSDSHQLLTDLASWEEGHERLFADMREQLSRREQEPVFFDPNNEAVMYLRAMADDHVFSPKKELSKILTGNEGLVEILRKALRFEKDSIAFYLGMRDLVSVELGKDKVARIIEEEKSHVVMLTKWIDKLGE; from the coding sequence ATGAGTATCACGTTTAACGCTGACGAGGTTTTTGAGGTAGCCGAGCAGATCGAGAGGAACGGCGCGAATTTCTATCGACGTGCGGCGGAGGCATTTGCAGGCTCCGACTCTCATCAGCTGCTAACTGACCTCGCCAGTTGGGAAGAGGGCCACGAAAGGCTCTTCGCTGACATGCGCGAGCAGCTTTCTCGGAGAGAACAGGAACCTGTGTTCTTCGATCCCAACAACGAGGCTGTCATGTATCTGCGAGCTATGGCGGACGATCACGTTTTCAGTCCTAAGAAGGAGCTCTCTAAGATATTGACAGGCAACGAGGGACTGGTGGAGATTCTCCGAAAGGCTCTTCGGTTCGAAAAGGACTCCATCGCTTTCTACCTGGGAATGAGGGACTTGGTTAGCGTGGAGCTTGGCAAGGACAAGGTGGCCAGGATAATTGAGGAGGAGAAGAGCCACGTCGTCATGCTGACCAAATGGATTGACAAGTTGGGTGAATAG
- a CDS encoding SO_0444 family Cu/Zn efflux transporter, whose amino-acid sequence MLDIITDVLSEFWGVLGEMSPYLLFGFLVAGVLSVYISADVVRRHLGGKGLLPVIKASLFGVPLPLCSCGVIPVSASLRRQGASKGATTAFLLSTPQTGVDSIFVTFSLLGPVFAVFRPIAALLTGFIGGSLVSLHEKDGEEVQESTECTCATGACMVHPKGKKLAQVFKYGFVTLAGDIAKPLFFGLVAAALISALIPQNFFAESLGRGFLGKLLLMAVGIPIYVCATASVPIAAALIAIGVSPGAAFVFLMTGPATNVATIATVWKVMGRRVAVIYLLTTAGCALLFGTILDAIYTSTSQTVEPYMPWMLPPQLRSASAIVLLAVLAWSKYASRHVHHEPIPKDKEERMLVLNVTGMTCSHCVAAVTRALKEVAGVETVDVNLRTGKALIDGKDLDAETLCKAVQELGYGCAVSAEPSS is encoded by the coding sequence ATGCTTGATATCATCACTGATGTATTATCTGAGTTCTGGGGCGTGCTTGGTGAGATGTCGCCCTACCTGTTGTTTGGCTTTCTCGTGGCTGGGGTGCTGTCAGTTTATATCTCGGCGGATGTTGTGCGTCGTCATCTGGGCGGAAAGGGCCTCTTGCCAGTTATCAAGGCGTCGCTTTTCGGGGTTCCACTGCCGCTGTGCTCCTGCGGCGTCATTCCTGTCTCCGCCTCATTAAGAAGACAGGGGGCAAGCAAAGGCGCCACGACCGCTTTTCTGCTTTCTACGCCTCAGACGGGCGTTGACAGCATCTTCGTTACGTTCAGCCTTCTTGGGCCAGTCTTCGCCGTATTCAGGCCGATAGCGGCACTTCTGACGGGCTTCATTGGCGGCTCGCTTGTATCACTTCACGAGAAGGACGGGGAGGAGGTTCAAGAGAGCACCGAATGCACGTGCGCAACCGGGGCCTGCATGGTGCATCCCAAGGGCAAGAAACTGGCGCAGGTGTTCAAATACGGTTTTGTAACCTTGGCCGGGGACATCGCAAAGCCGCTCTTCTTCGGCCTTGTGGCTGCTGCGCTCATCTCGGCACTCATACCGCAGAATTTCTTTGCCGAATCGCTTGGCAGAGGTTTTCTAGGCAAGCTGCTGCTGATGGCCGTTGGGATACCGATCTATGTATGCGCTACGGCCTCCGTGCCTATTGCCGCGGCGCTGATTGCGATAGGTGTTTCTCCCGGTGCTGCGTTTGTTTTTCTTATGACAGGACCTGCGACGAACGTTGCCACAATCGCTACTGTTTGGAAGGTTATGGGACGCAGGGTCGCGGTTATCTACCTTCTCACTACAGCTGGATGTGCCCTGTTGTTCGGGACAATCCTCGATGCGATCTACACTTCCACATCCCAAACCGTGGAGCCCTACATGCCCTGGATGCTGCCGCCGCAGCTCAGGTCTGCGAGCGCCATAGTCCTTCTGGCGGTGCTTGCCTGGTCAAAATACGCAAGCAGACACGTTCATCATGAACCAATCCCCAAAGACAAGGAGGAGAGAATGCTGGTACTGAACGTTACGGGAATGACTTGTAGCCACTGCGTTGCGGCTGTAACGCGGGCGTTGAAAGAAGTCGCCGGAGTCGAGACGGTTGACGTGAATCTCAGGACTGGCAAGGCGCTTATTGATGGCAAAGACCTCGATGCCGAGACGCTCTGCAAGGCCGTGCAGGAGCTTGGCTACGGCTGCGCTGTGAGCGCGGAGCCGTCATCTTGA
- a CDS encoding rubredoxin, which yields MTRYVCTVCGYLYDPKMGDPDGGIEPGTAFEDISDDWVCPVCGAGKDAFEAEE from the coding sequence ATGACTAGATATGTCTGCACTGTCTGTGGATACCTTTATGACCCCAAGATGGGCGACCCGGACGGCGGGATTGAGCCGGGAACCGCATTTGAGGACATCTCAGATGACTGGGTTTGTCCCGTCTGCGGCGCCGGAAAGGATGCCTTCGAGGCGGAGGAGTAG
- a CDS encoding flavin reductase family protein, with protein MAAEIAPGALFCISYGLYIVSSRSGDKLNGQIVNTVVQVAASPPKIAVSINKENLTHEFISESGVFGVCVLDQTTPMTLIGRFGFRSGRDIDKFDKVEHKLGQTGVPLVTEHVLSVLEAKVIDAVDVGTHTLFVGELLSAEIVGTGDPLTYDYYHKYLKGKTPKNAPSYVETQTQA; from the coding sequence ATGGCGGCCGAAATAGCCCCCGGAGCATTGTTTTGTATAAGCTATGGCCTGTATATCGTGAGCTCGCGCTCTGGCGATAAACTGAACGGTCAGATCGTCAACACGGTCGTCCAGGTTGCTGCGAGCCCTCCGAAAATTGCCGTCAGCATCAACAAGGAGAACCTGACGCACGAGTTCATTTCCGAAAGCGGCGTTTTCGGTGTCTGCGTGTTGGACCAAACGACGCCCATGACGCTCATAGGCAGGTTCGGCTTCAGGTCCGGACGTGACATTGACAAGTTTGATAAAGTCGAGCACAAGCTTGGGCAGACAGGCGTCCCGCTCGTAACCGAGCATGTTCTCTCGGTGCTTGAGGCGAAGGTCATTGACGCAGTGGACGTGGGCACTCACACGTTGTTCGTCGGGGAGCTTTTGTCTGCCGAGATCGTGGGGACGGGGGACCCACTTACTTACGATTACTACCACAAATATCTGAAGGGCAAGACGCCCAAGAATGCGCCGAGTTATGTCGAGACCCAAACCCAGGCATGA